The Bacteroidia bacterium genomic interval TAGGTCTTCCTCCCTGGATAGCTGGCGTAAATTTCAGCTTGGAGATGTGCTTCTCTACAGCTTCTGCCAGAATCGGGTGGATTTGGTTTACCACTTTATGCTTGGAATATCTTCCGTTTTTGTTCACCAGTACACGGACAACAACCTGTCCCTGAATACCGGCATCACGTGCAATCTGTGGATATCCGACCAGCTTCTTAATATCTTCTATGTTTACAGGCTTAGGTTCTTCTTCAACAGCGATGAAGTCGCTAATGCCTGGCTCGTTATCTACGATAACTTCGGGTTCACCATCCCCTTCAACGCTACCGTCGAAGAATCCGAATTCTTCCCCTTCCTTATCTTCAAAGCCGAGGGCCGGTGCATCCTGAATTTCTTCAATGGTTGCAATGGTTTGCTCTTCTTCGGGATCGATCTCTTCTTCCGGAGTCGG includes:
- a CDS encoding energy transducer TonB, whose product is MAQVLKADLDEMVFEDREKRYGAFDLRKRYPKHLTIGTVTIGLLSLLLSFGPLVAKAMGWVKEKPKFKTVEVVLSMDELPPPPPMDEEKPPPPPPPKVPPPQVRTVAFQIPEPTPEEEIDPEEEQTIATIEEIQDAPALGFEDKEGEEFGFFDGSVEGDGEPEVIVDNEPGISDFIAVEEEPKPVNIEDIKKLVGYPQIARDAGIQGQVVVRVLVNKNGRYSKHKVVNQIHPILAEAVEKHISKLKFTPAIQGGRPIKFWVNIPFNFKLLN